The Ruania alba genome window below encodes:
- a CDS encoding Rv3654c family TadE-like protein, with translation MNAQGPGAGSGERGSAGVLVLGVVAVALVGIVLLSALAQATAARGLAQGAADLAALAAAGEAVRGAADPCATATAVAERNGATVVSCAVGDGPMVQVRVRVPVQPLPGWTRDATAEARAGPVGL, from the coding sequence GTGAACGCGCAGGGTCCGGGTGCTGGCAGCGGTGAGCGGGGCTCTGCCGGAGTCCTGGTGCTCGGTGTGGTGGCGGTGGCCCTGGTGGGCATCGTGCTGCTCTCCGCGCTTGCCCAGGCCACGGCTGCCCGAGGACTGGCCCAGGGCGCGGCGGATCTGGCGGCGCTCGCGGCAGCGGGCGAGGCCGTCCGCGGAGCGGCAGACCCGTGCGCGACGGCCACCGCGGTCGCCGAACGGAATGGAGCAACGGTGGTGAGCTGCGCCGTCGGGGACGGACCGATGGTGCAGGTGAGGGTGCGGGTGCCGGTCCAGCCGCTGCCGGGCTGGACCCGGGATGCGACGGCCGAGGCGCGTGCGGGACCGGTCGGGCTGTGA
- a CDS encoding type II secretion system F family protein, with product MLALVVATLAAVALLPWALARAPARSGERSAGAGRRGRGPLPRADTHVDEAVLLDLAGAALGAGASVPTVLDALGHALPVAHGEPLLRVVAALRLGASWDEAWQAGGDPVPVHPLRSALGPAWRDGVDPGPLLAQAAATIRARRGSRAREAAARLGVRLVLPLGICLLPAFVLLGLMPVLLSTGSSLFGP from the coding sequence ATGCTGGCGTTGGTCGTCGCGACACTGGCCGCCGTGGCTCTGCTGCCGTGGGCGCTGGCGCGTGCGCCGGCTCGGAGCGGGGAACGATCCGCAGGAGCGGGCCGGAGGGGGCGTGGCCCCCTCCCTCGTGCGGACACACACGTGGACGAGGCGGTCCTGCTCGACCTGGCCGGGGCGGCGCTCGGCGCGGGCGCCTCGGTGCCCACCGTGCTCGATGCCCTCGGCCATGCCCTGCCGGTGGCCCATGGCGAACCACTGCTGCGTGTGGTGGCAGCGCTGCGACTCGGTGCCTCGTGGGACGAGGCGTGGCAAGCGGGAGGCGATCCGGTGCCGGTGCACCCGCTGCGCAGTGCGCTCGGCCCCGCATGGCGGGACGGAGTGGACCCGGGCCCGCTGCTCGCCCAGGCGGCTGCCACGATCCGGGCCCGACGGGGCTCCCGAGCCCGAGAGGCCGCCGCCCGACTCGGTGTTCGCCTGGTGCTCCCGCTCGGCATCTGCCTGCTCCCGGCTTTCGTCCTGCTCGGCCTGATGCCCGTGCTGCTGTCTACCGGGTCCAGCCTGTTCGGCCCTTGA
- the nth gene encoding endonuclease III: MRAEPLQIDDLLGDAYPDAHCELDYRTPLELLVATVLSAQCTDERVNLTTPAVFARYPDAAAYAGADRAELEALIRPTGFFRNKAAAIQGIGAALVAEHGGEVPGTLEELVALPGVGRKTANVVLGNAFDVPGITVDTHVGRLSRRLGWTTNTDAVKVERDLMELFPAERWVMLCHRLIFHGRRTCTSRKPACERCPLADLCPSYPTGEPPAPKKSRAKGRSRSTKQ; the protein is encoded by the coding sequence GTGCGTGCAGAACCACTCCAGATCGACGATCTCCTGGGAGATGCGTACCCGGACGCGCACTGCGAACTGGACTATCGCACACCGCTGGAGCTCCTCGTCGCCACGGTGCTCTCGGCCCAGTGCACCGACGAACGGGTCAACCTGACCACACCGGCCGTGTTCGCGCGCTACCCGGACGCCGCCGCCTACGCCGGCGCGGACCGTGCCGAGCTGGAAGCGCTGATCCGCCCCACCGGGTTCTTCCGGAACAAGGCCGCCGCGATCCAGGGCATCGGCGCTGCCCTCGTGGCCGAGCACGGGGGAGAGGTGCCCGGCACCCTGGAGGAGCTGGTGGCGCTGCCCGGGGTGGGCCGCAAGACTGCGAATGTGGTGCTCGGGAACGCCTTCGACGTGCCCGGGATCACCGTGGATACCCACGTCGGCCGGCTCTCCCGGCGGCTCGGTTGGACCACGAACACCGACGCGGTGAAGGTGGAGCGGGACCTGATGGAACTGTTCCCGGCCGAACGCTGGGTGATGCTCTGCCACCGGCTGATCTTTCATGGCCGGCGCACCTGCACCTCCCGCAAACCCGCGTGCGAGCGGTGCCCGCTCGCGGACCTGTGCCCGTCCTACCCGACGGGGGAGCCGCCGGCGCCGAAGAAGTCCCGCGCGAAGGGGCGGAGCCGGTCCACGAAACAATGA
- a CDS encoding DEAD/DEAH box helicase: MSHPDSLDVLLTPRRESSLVHLEHLPAREGQQGAWPEWADPDLVAGYARRGVTAPWLHQVQAAEAAWAGRHVVLATATGSGKSLASWLPGISAVRSATREGLGTSIAALNRRPTVLYLSPTKALAADQLYGLQSLLRDAAIGDVRPATCDGDTPTSERDWVRDHADLVLTNPDFLHFSLLPRHRRWQRLLRGLRFVVVDECHAYRGVLGAHVALVLRRLLRLAAHYGAAPTAILASATTGDPEQSAARLLGVPAENVTAVVTDTAPAGRRTVALWQPPILDTGEAFPEDQPTAPDTPGPWRPSGAPEDGPRRSVLAETAELLTDLVRARRRTLAFVRSRVGAEAIADQTRSRLDDRGPADPRDLADAVDLTATVAAYRGGYLPEERRELERALRTGELRALATTNALELGVDIAGLDAVLIAGWPGTRVSFWQQVGRAGRAGAEGLAVLIASDNPLDAYLVHHPEMILGAPVEATAFDPGNPYVLAPHLCAAAAELPLTEPDLETFGPSTPDLLAELCTRGMLRRRSTGWYWNYARPEDPAALTDLRGGGGPPVQVVEAGTGRVLGTVDAARADATVHAGAVYVHQGRTFYVEDYADDVAIVTERTVGYRTRSRSDKHITVLQTQVEQQCGPVRWAYGTLEVTERVVGYDRRRLPGLELVGSYPLDLPEHTLRTTGCWWSAPAEVLYDSGLTPADLPGALHAAEHAAIGLLGLVATCDRWDIGGLSTALHQDTLEPTVFVYDGYPGGAGFAQRGYALVRPWLTATRDTVAGCGCATGCPACIQSPKCGNNNSPLDKAGALAVLGLLLEHAPPQ, from the coding sequence GTGAGCCACCCGGACAGCCTCGACGTGCTCCTGACACCGAGACGTGAGTCCAGCCTCGTGCACCTCGAGCACCTCCCAGCCCGGGAAGGGCAGCAGGGCGCCTGGCCGGAATGGGCCGATCCGGACCTCGTCGCCGGCTACGCCAGGCGTGGGGTGACGGCGCCCTGGCTGCACCAGGTGCAGGCGGCCGAGGCAGCGTGGGCGGGGCGGCACGTGGTGCTGGCTACCGCGACCGGCTCCGGGAAATCGCTCGCCTCCTGGCTCCCAGGGATCAGCGCCGTGCGGTCGGCCACCCGCGAGGGTCTCGGCACCAGCATCGCCGCCCTCAACCGCCGCCCCACCGTGCTGTACCTGAGCCCCACCAAGGCGCTCGCAGCCGACCAGCTGTACGGACTCCAGTCCCTGCTTCGTGACGCCGCCATCGGTGACGTCCGGCCGGCCACCTGCGACGGTGACACCCCCACCAGCGAGCGCGACTGGGTCCGTGACCACGCCGACCTGGTGCTCACCAACCCCGACTTCCTGCACTTCTCCCTGCTGCCGCGGCACCGGCGGTGGCAACGGCTGCTGCGGGGCCTGCGGTTCGTGGTGGTGGACGAGTGCCACGCCTACCGTGGCGTGCTCGGCGCCCACGTGGCCCTGGTACTACGCCGGCTGCTCCGGCTGGCCGCCCACTACGGGGCGGCCCCGACCGCCATCCTCGCCTCGGCCACCACCGGTGACCCGGAGCAGAGCGCGGCTCGCCTCCTTGGAGTGCCCGCCGAGAACGTCACCGCGGTGGTGACCGACACCGCTCCGGCGGGCCGCCGCACGGTGGCGCTCTGGCAGCCCCCGATCCTCGACACCGGTGAGGCCTTCCCGGAGGATCAGCCCACCGCCCCGGACACACCCGGCCCGTGGCGGCCCAGCGGTGCCCCGGAAGACGGACCACGCCGATCCGTGCTCGCCGAGACCGCCGAGCTGCTCACCGATCTCGTCCGCGCCCGCCGCCGCACCCTCGCATTCGTCCGCTCCCGCGTCGGCGCCGAGGCAATCGCCGACCAGACCCGATCCCGGCTCGACGACCGCGGCCCCGCCGACCCGCGCGACCTGGCCGATGCCGTCGACCTCACCGCCACCGTGGCGGCCTACCGGGGCGGATACCTGCCCGAGGAACGCCGCGAGTTGGAGCGTGCCCTACGCACCGGCGAGCTGCGCGCACTGGCCACGACGAATGCGCTCGAGCTCGGCGTCGACATCGCCGGCCTGGACGCCGTGCTGATCGCCGGGTGGCCCGGCACCCGCGTCTCGTTCTGGCAACAGGTGGGCCGCGCCGGACGGGCCGGCGCGGAAGGCCTGGCCGTGCTGATCGCCAGCGACAACCCGCTCGACGCCTACCTGGTGCATCACCCGGAGATGATCCTCGGTGCCCCGGTCGAGGCGACCGCGTTCGACCCCGGCAACCCCTACGTGCTCGCCCCGCACCTGTGCGCGGCAGCGGCCGAGCTGCCGCTGACCGAGCCCGACCTGGAAACCTTCGGCCCGAGTACCCCCGACCTGCTGGCCGAGCTCTGCACGCGAGGCATGCTCCGCCGTCGGAGCACCGGCTGGTATTGGAACTACGCGCGCCCCGAGGACCCCGCCGCCCTCACCGACCTGCGCGGCGGGGGCGGGCCGCCGGTGCAGGTGGTGGAAGCGGGCACCGGGCGCGTGCTGGGCACGGTCGACGCCGCTCGCGCAGACGCCACCGTGCACGCCGGTGCCGTCTACGTCCATCAAGGCCGCACCTTCTACGTCGAGGACTACGCCGACGACGTTGCCATCGTCACCGAACGAACCGTCGGCTACCGCACGCGCAGCCGTAGCGACAAGCACATCACGGTGCTCCAGACCCAGGTTGAGCAGCAGTGCGGCCCCGTCCGCTGGGCCTACGGCACACTCGAGGTGACCGAACGTGTGGTGGGCTACGACCGCCGTCGGCTGCCCGGCCTCGAGCTCGTCGGCTCCTACCCGCTGGACCTGCCCGAGCACACCCTGCGTACCACCGGGTGCTGGTGGTCCGCTCCGGCTGAGGTGCTCTACGACTCCGGGCTTACTCCGGCAGACCTGCCTGGTGCCCTGCACGCGGCCGAGCACGCAGCCATCGGACTCCTCGGACTGGTCGCCACCTGCGACCGGTGGGACATCGGCGGACTGTCCACCGCGCTGCACCAGGACACCCTCGAACCCACGGTCTTCGTCTACGACGGTTACCCGGGCGGCGCGGGCTTCGCTCAGCGTGGCTACGCGCTGGTCCGGCCCTGGCTCACCGCCACCCGGGACACCGTGGCCGGTTGCGGTTGCGCCACCGGGTGCCCGGCGTGCATCCAGTCACCCAAGTGCGGGAACAACAACTCGCCGCTGGACAAGGCCGGGGCGCTCGCCGTGCTCGGGCTGCTGCTCGAGCACGCGCCACCACAGTGA
- a CDS encoding DUF4244 domain-containing protein codes for MTARTIRVRHGGPSRWHRQARAVVAARWSAVRAQGEAGMATAEYAIATLAAVAFAGMLLAIMRSDEVRGMLLSIIQQALSIGG; via the coding sequence ATGACCGCACGCACGATCCGGGTCCGCCACGGCGGACCGTCCCGGTGGCACCGACAGGCTCGCGCCGTCGTCGCTGCCCGCTGGTCCGCCGTCCGTGCCCAGGGCGAGGCCGGGATGGCCACCGCCGAGTACGCCATCGCCACGCTGGCTGCGGTGGCCTTCGCAGGCATGCTCTTGGCCATCATGCGCAGCGACGAGGTCCGCGGGATGCTCCTGAGCATCATCCAGCAGGCACTCTCGATCGGCGGCTGA
- the ssd gene encoding septum site-determining protein Ssd yields MSSDLHVVALRSADPAVIEAVREVVALVEQPVAIYAPGASPPAGARLLLDSVAEYGPADPDWVQAGGRTAWVSVGTPAEPGEGRLVCLPADAEELLALVRAASRQRQARVLGVVGARGGAGASCLAAALASVCADAGLGVALADLDLRGPGIDLLLGIEHAGGLRWADVADQRGAMPHDPLAAALPTWHGVHVLSTDWRGGPRETDGGDVIEALAAGHDVLVLDLPRTRTPWADLCDVVYVVTPCDVMSAAAARSLVSAWQGIDLRLVVRGPAPGGLTAAEIASACELPLALTMREERSLAAAIEHGVAPGEHRRGPLRRGARRVVHELSLVS; encoded by the coding sequence ATGAGTTCGGACTTACATGTGGTGGCGCTGCGATCAGCGGATCCGGCGGTCATCGAGGCGGTGCGCGAGGTGGTTGCCCTGGTGGAGCAGCCGGTGGCGATCTATGCCCCCGGTGCGTCACCACCCGCGGGGGCTCGGCTGCTGCTCGACAGCGTCGCCGAGTACGGGCCCGCTGACCCTGACTGGGTGCAGGCCGGGGGACGAACAGCATGGGTGAGCGTAGGGACGCCGGCCGAGCCGGGGGAGGGGCGGCTGGTGTGCCTTCCGGCGGACGCGGAAGAACTCCTCGCTCTTGTGCGCGCCGCAAGCCGACAGCGGCAGGCCCGGGTCCTCGGTGTGGTGGGTGCGCGCGGCGGGGCCGGTGCGTCGTGCCTGGCTGCCGCGCTGGCCAGCGTCTGCGCAGATGCGGGGCTCGGTGTGGCCCTGGCCGACCTTGATCTGCGCGGCCCGGGGATCGACCTCCTCCTCGGGATCGAGCACGCCGGCGGGCTTCGCTGGGCCGACGTGGCCGACCAGCGCGGCGCGATGCCGCACGACCCGCTCGCGGCAGCCCTGCCTACGTGGCACGGCGTGCACGTGCTCTCCACCGACTGGCGCGGAGGTCCCAGGGAGACCGACGGCGGCGACGTCATCGAGGCGCTCGCGGCCGGGCACGACGTGCTGGTGCTCGACCTGCCGCGCACCAGGACCCCCTGGGCAGACCTGTGCGACGTGGTCTACGTGGTGACCCCGTGCGACGTGATGAGCGCCGCCGCGGCGCGGTCCCTGGTGAGCGCGTGGCAGGGGATCGACCTGCGTCTGGTGGTGCGCGGCCCCGCGCCTGGCGGGCTCACCGCCGCTGAGATCGCCAGCGCGTGCGAGCTCCCGCTGGCGCTGACCATGCGGGAGGAACGGTCCTTGGCAGCGGCGATCGAGCATGGCGTCGCACCGGGGGAGCACCGCCGCGGTCCGCTCCGGCGCGGGGCGCGACGTGTGGTCCACGAGCTCTCGCTGGTGTCCTGA
- a CDS encoding alpha/beta fold hydrolase, which yields MIVDPSIVLAGGPWAHRMVAANGGRFHLALAGPDDGEAPLVVLLHAFPQFWWAWRAQIPALAAAGYRVAAMDLRGYAGSDKPPSGHDTPSMVADVRGVIRSLGASSAVVIGHGLGGQVAWSMPAMAPEVTRAIAVLGAPHPVPLHTPSHQVTPASTLATLARFQVPWFPERSFTHSDGVARLLQAWGAPAWEPESVNLYTDAMRLPFVAHSAMEQLRWSLRSTPRVDGQRYRARVNTGIQVPVLSVRGSADPVFTGASFRRDGDYTHARYSRVTIDGAGHWLPEEAPEEVSELLIGWLDELE from the coding sequence GTGATTGTTGACCCCTCGATCGTGCTGGCCGGCGGGCCCTGGGCCCACCGGATGGTGGCCGCCAACGGGGGCCGGTTCCACCTGGCACTGGCCGGGCCGGACGACGGTGAGGCGCCGCTGGTGGTACTGCTGCACGCCTTCCCGCAGTTCTGGTGGGCGTGGCGGGCGCAGATCCCCGCTCTGGCTGCTGCCGGCTACCGGGTGGCGGCGATGGACCTGCGCGGGTACGCCGGGTCGGACAAACCACCCTCCGGCCACGACACACCGTCGATGGTGGCCGACGTCCGTGGGGTGATCCGCTCGCTCGGGGCGAGCTCCGCCGTCGTGATCGGGCACGGCCTTGGCGGGCAGGTGGCCTGGTCGATGCCGGCGATGGCGCCGGAGGTGACCCGTGCCATCGCGGTGCTCGGCGCCCCGCACCCGGTGCCGCTGCACACCCCATCACACCAGGTCACTCCGGCGAGCACACTGGCCACGCTGGCGCGGTTCCAGGTGCCGTGGTTCCCGGAGCGGTCGTTCACCCACTCCGACGGCGTTGCTCGCCTTCTGCAGGCATGGGGGGCTCCCGCGTGGGAGCCGGAGTCGGTGAACCTGTACACCGACGCGATGCGGCTGCCGTTCGTGGCGCACAGTGCGATGGAGCAGCTGCGCTGGTCGTTGCGGTCCACCCCGCGGGTGGACGGGCAGCGGTACCGCGCCCGGGTGAACACGGGCATCCAGGTGCCGGTGCTGTCGGTGCGCGGATCGGCGGACCCGGTGTTCACCGGGGCCTCGTTCCGGCGGGACGGCGACTACACGCACGCCCGCTACTCGCGGGTCACGATCGACGGTGCCGGGCACTGGCTGCCCGAGGAGGCGCCGGAGGAGGTCAGTGAGCTGCTGATCGGGTGGCTCGACGAGCTGGAGTGA
- a CDS encoding TadA family conjugal transfer-associated ATPase, which translates to MPRPTPTPPLSRATEIDAVRESLLNESGPRGMDSPVRPAEVSRAVRDSAGVRGDRDLLTLDRTARAELLGAGPVLQPLLDDPEVSDVVVNGDGTVWVDRGAGLRVMPGRLRAGRELATRLAATAGQRLDDAAPVAEGRLPDGTRLHALLPPLCAEGAVLSLRTMRNCAFRLEELQATGMLDSRGAQVLDRLVEVRANVLVSGATGTGKTTLVASALTRVPPAERIICIEEAAELAPDHPHVLHLQVRRPNVQGAGEVTLPDLVRTAMRMRPDRLVLGECRGAEVRDVLGALNTGHDGGWATVHANAARDVPARLVALGALAGMSPATVAVQARSAVHAVLHLVRRDGRRRLAEVAVLRADGADGFRAELALRAGAGNELIEAEAWPELARTLDGADR; encoded by the coding sequence ATGCCACGACCCACACCGACGCCACCACTCTCGCGTGCCACCGAGATCGACGCAGTCCGGGAGTCGCTGCTGAACGAGTCCGGTCCCCGCGGCATGGACAGCCCGGTCCGTCCAGCCGAGGTGAGTCGAGCGGTGCGGGACTCCGCCGGGGTCCGCGGCGACCGGGACCTGCTCACCCTCGACCGCACGGCCCGAGCGGAGCTCCTCGGAGCAGGGCCAGTGCTCCAGCCGTTGCTGGACGACCCGGAGGTGAGCGACGTCGTCGTGAACGGGGACGGCACCGTGTGGGTGGACCGAGGGGCGGGGTTGCGCGTGATGCCTGGGCGCCTGCGTGCCGGCAGGGAACTGGCCACCAGACTCGCCGCCACAGCCGGGCAACGCTTGGATGACGCCGCACCCGTGGCCGAGGGCCGGCTGCCCGACGGCACCCGCCTGCACGCGCTACTGCCGCCCCTGTGTGCCGAAGGTGCGGTGCTCTCGCTCCGCACGATGCGCAACTGCGCGTTCCGGCTGGAGGAGCTCCAGGCCACCGGGATGCTCGACAGCCGCGGAGCCCAGGTGCTCGATCGGCTCGTGGAAGTGCGGGCGAACGTCCTCGTCAGCGGTGCCACCGGGACGGGGAAGACCACCCTCGTCGCCAGCGCCCTCACCCGCGTACCGCCGGCCGAACGCATCATCTGTATCGAGGAGGCGGCAGAGCTCGCCCCCGACCACCCGCACGTGCTGCACCTGCAGGTGCGTCGACCGAACGTGCAGGGCGCCGGCGAGGTGACGTTGCCAGACCTGGTGCGCACGGCGATGCGGATGCGGCCGGACCGGCTGGTGCTCGGTGAGTGCCGCGGGGCAGAGGTGCGGGACGTCCTGGGTGCTCTGAACACCGGGCACGACGGCGGATGGGCCACCGTGCACGCGAACGCCGCCCGTGACGTGCCCGCCCGGCTGGTCGCCCTGGGTGCCCTCGCTGGAATGTCCCCGGCGACGGTGGCGGTGCAGGCCCGCAGCGCCGTGCACGCGGTGCTGCACCTGGTGCGCCGGGATGGGCGGAGGCGACTGGCTGAGGTGGCCGTGCTGCGCGCGGATGGGGCCGACGGGTTCCGGGCGGAGCTCGCGCTGCGGGCAGGGGCCGGGAACGAACTCATCGAGGCCGAGGCGTGGCCGGAGCTGGCGCGCACTCTCGACGGTGCTGACCGGTGA
- the acs gene encoding acetate--CoA ligase, which produces MTDHNPALENLLTETRAFAPSEEFAAAANAKEDLYAHAESDRLEFWAEQARQYLTWDTPFTEVLDFSGAPTARWFADGRLNAAYNAVDRHVEAGNGDRVAILFEGEPGDTRTLTYADLQREVSKAANALDALGVKTGDRVAIYLPMIPEAVIAMLACARIGAAHSVVFGGFSAEALYSRIIDADATAVITADGGYRRGKPSTLKPAVDDALAKGETNVKHVLVVRRTEQDVAWTEGRDVWWHDALGEASEEHTPVAVEAEHPLFILYTSGTTGKPKGILHTTGGYLTQAAYTHWNVFDLKPETDIYWCSADVGWVTGHSYITYGPLINGATQVMYEGTPDTPHQGRWWEIVEKYGVTILYTAPTAIRTCMKWGEEIPGKFDLSSLRVLGSVGEPINPEAWMWYRRVIGGDKAPIVDTWWQTETGAIMISPLPGVTATKPGSAQVPLPGISVSIWDDAGEAVGPGGGGYLVLDEPWPSMLRGIWGDEQRFKDTYWSRFPGTYFAGDGAKYDEDGDVWLLGRVDDVMNISGHRLSTTEIESALVSHEWVAEAAVVGASDDTTGQAVVAFVILRGEAQEKADEVGEGEDVVAALRNHVASEIGPIAKPRSILVVAELPKTRSGKIMRRLLRDVAENRQVGDVTTLADSSVMDPISSGMKGASAQD; this is translated from the coding sequence GTGACCGACCATAACCCCGCCCTGGAGAACCTCCTGACCGAGACGCGCGCGTTCGCGCCGTCGGAGGAGTTCGCCGCGGCGGCGAACGCCAAGGAAGATCTGTACGCCCACGCGGAGTCCGACCGCCTGGAGTTCTGGGCCGAGCAGGCCCGCCAGTACCTCACCTGGGACACCCCGTTCACGGAGGTGCTCGACTTCTCCGGCGCCCCGACGGCCCGCTGGTTCGCCGACGGACGCCTGAACGCCGCCTATAACGCCGTGGACCGGCACGTGGAGGCCGGCAACGGGGATCGGGTGGCCATCCTGTTCGAGGGTGAGCCCGGGGACACGCGCACGCTCACCTACGCAGACCTGCAGCGCGAGGTCTCCAAGGCAGCGAACGCACTCGACGCCCTGGGAGTGAAGACCGGGGACCGCGTTGCCATCTACCTGCCGATGATTCCCGAGGCCGTCATCGCGATGCTGGCCTGCGCCCGCATCGGTGCCGCCCACTCGGTGGTCTTCGGCGGCTTCTCCGCCGAGGCGCTGTACTCACGCATCATCGACGCCGACGCCACCGCCGTGATCACCGCCGACGGCGGATACCGGCGCGGCAAGCCGAGCACGCTCAAGCCGGCCGTCGACGACGCTCTCGCCAAGGGGGAGACAAACGTCAAGCACGTGCTCGTCGTGCGCCGCACCGAGCAGGACGTGGCCTGGACCGAAGGGCGGGACGTGTGGTGGCACGACGCCCTCGGTGAAGCCTCCGAGGAGCACACCCCGGTCGCTGTGGAGGCCGAGCACCCGCTGTTCATCCTCTACACCTCCGGCACCACCGGGAAGCCGAAGGGCATCCTGCACACCACCGGTGGCTACCTCACCCAGGCCGCCTACACGCACTGGAACGTCTTCGACCTCAAGCCGGAGACGGACATCTACTGGTGCTCGGCCGACGTCGGCTGGGTCACCGGCCACTCCTACATCACCTACGGTCCGCTCATCAACGGCGCCACCCAGGTCATGTACGAGGGCACCCCGGACACCCCGCACCAGGGCCGCTGGTGGGAGATCGTGGAGAAGTACGGCGTCACGATCCTCTACACCGCCCCGACGGCGATCCGCACCTGCATGAAGTGGGGCGAGGAGATCCCGGGCAAGTTCGACCTGTCCTCGCTGCGGGTGCTGGGCAGCGTGGGTGAGCCCATCAACCCCGAGGCGTGGATGTGGTACCGCCGCGTGATCGGTGGCGACAAGGCCCCGATCGTGGACACCTGGTGGCAGACCGAGACCGGCGCCATCATGATCTCCCCGCTGCCGGGTGTGACCGCCACCAAGCCGGGCTCGGCTCAGGTGCCGCTGCCGGGCATCTCGGTGAGCATCTGGGACGACGCCGGTGAGGCAGTCGGTCCCGGTGGCGGCGGCTACCTCGTGCTCGATGAGCCGTGGCCGTCGATGCTGCGCGGCATCTGGGGTGATGAGCAGCGGTTCAAGGACACCTACTGGTCTCGCTTCCCGGGCACCTACTTCGCCGGTGACGGCGCCAAGTACGACGAGGACGGGGACGTCTGGCTGCTCGGCCGGGTGGACGACGTGATGAATATCTCCGGGCACCGGCTGTCCACCACGGAGATCGAGTCCGCCCTGGTCTCCCACGAGTGGGTGGCCGAGGCGGCTGTGGTCGGCGCCAGCGACGACACGACCGGGCAGGCCGTGGTGGCGTTCGTGATCCTGCGCGGGGAGGCACAGGAGAAGGCTGACGAGGTCGGCGAGGGTGAGGACGTGGTGGCTGCGCTGCGCAACCACGTGGCCTCCGAGATCGGCCCGATCGCGAAGCCGCGTTCGATCCTCGTGGTGGCGGAGCTGCCGAAGACCCGGTCCGGCAAGATCATGCGGCGACTGCTGCGTGACGTGGCCGAGAACCGGCAGGTGGGTGACGTGACCACCCTCGCCGACAGCTCGGTGATGGATCCGATCAGCAGCGGCATGAAGGGCGCCTCCGCCCAGGACTGA
- a CDS encoding TadE family type IV pilus minor pilin: MTAELAVLLPGVVLVLVAVLVAAAVGVAQVRCADAARAGARAAAVGHSEAQVVDQAQHVAGPDATVSVQQAGGWVQVRVETDVPLGPLGGLLDVSAELSAAVEPGVP, from the coding sequence GTGACGGCCGAGCTCGCTGTGCTGCTGCCTGGTGTGGTGCTGGTGCTTGTCGCGGTCCTGGTCGCAGCCGCGGTCGGGGTGGCGCAGGTGCGGTGCGCGGACGCCGCCCGTGCCGGAGCCAGGGCCGCTGCCGTCGGCCACTCCGAGGCGCAGGTGGTGGACCAGGCGCAACACGTGGCGGGGCCGGACGCGACGGTGAGCGTGCAGCAGGCCGGTGGCTGGGTGCAGGTCCGGGTGGAAACTGACGTGCCGCTCGGCCCGCTCGGCGGGTTGCTGGACGTGTCTGCCGAGCTGAGCGCCGCCGTCGAACCGGGTGTGCCGTGA